The proteins below come from a single Bactrocera dorsalis isolate Fly_Bdor chromosome 5, ASM2337382v1, whole genome shotgun sequence genomic window:
- the LOC105231405 gene encoding L-lactate dehydrogenase isoform X2, producing the protein MASVSENLMSKVAEVLPSGGRKVTIVGIGQVGMACAFSILAQNVSNEICLVDVCKDKLQGEMMDLQHGSNFLKNPKITASTEYEATAGSRLCIVTAGVRQKEGESRLSLVQRNTDILKHIIPKLVQYSPDTILLMVSNPVDIMTYVAWKLSGLPKNRVIGSGTNLDSSRFRFLMSQRLDVAPTSCHGWIIGEHGDSSVPVWSGVNIAGVRLRELNPNIGTTEDPENWEEVHKKVVDSAYEVIKLKGYTSWAIGLSSAALASAILNNTSNIVAVSTSVQGQHGIDKDVFLSLPCVLNANGITSIVKQILTATEVEQLQKSANIMDQVQAGIKF; encoded by the exons ATGGCTAGCGTATCGGAAAATCTCATGTCCAAAGTGGCCGAAGTTTTACCTTCCGGCGGACGTAAAGTCACCATTGTCGGCATCGGCCAAGTCGGCATGGCTTGCGCTTTCAGTATTCTCGCACAAAATGTGTCCAACGAAATTTGCCTTGTCGATGTCTGCAAGGATAAGTTGCAAGGTGAAATGATGGATTTGCAACATGGCTCGAATTTCCTTAAGAATCCCAAAATCACCGCCAGTACTGAGTACGAAGCAACTGCTGGCTCACGTCTATGCATCGTAACCGCCGGCGTACGTCAAAAGGAGGGTGAATCCCGTTTGTCGTTGGTGCAACGCAACACCGACATTCTCAAGCACATCATTCCCAAGCTGGTGCAATACTCACCCGACACCATTTTGTTGATGGTCTCCAATCCAGTTGATATTATGACTTATGTCGCTTGGAAGCTATCCGGTTTGCCAAAGAATCGTGTCATTGGCAGCGGTACCAATTTGGATTCGTCACGTTTCCGTTTCTTGATGTCACAACGTTTAGATGTGGCGCCCACCTCTTGCCACGGCTGGATCATCGGTGAGCATGGTGATAGTTCAGTGCCCGTATGGTCTGGTGTGAATATTGCCGGCGTACGCTTGCGTGAATTGAATCCCAACATTGGCACCACTGAAGATCCAGAAAACTGGGAGGAAGTACACAAGAAGGTCGTCGATTCCGCCTACGAAGTGATCAAGTTGAAGGGTTACACCTCATGGGCTATTGGCTTGAGCTCCGCTGCGCTCGCCTCGGCAATTTtgaacaacaccagcaacattGTTGCCGTCTCAACCTCTGTACAG ggACAACACGGTATTGACAAGGATGTATTTTTGTCGTTGCCATGTGTGTTGAATGCCAATGGCATCACCTCGATCGTCAAGCAGATTCTGACAGCCACCGAAGTGGAACAATTGCAGAAGTCCGCCAACATTATGGATCAAGTACAGGCTGGCATTAAGTTCTAA
- the LOC105231405 gene encoding L-lactate dehydrogenase isoform X1 has translation MLKIIRLQRCFSVTTTFSVRGIGTVTLNEQWLKVRMASVSENLMSKVAEVLPSGGRKVTIVGIGQVGMACAFSILAQNVSNEICLVDVCKDKLQGEMMDLQHGSNFLKNPKITASTEYEATAGSRLCIVTAGVRQKEGESRLSLVQRNTDILKHIIPKLVQYSPDTILLMVSNPVDIMTYVAWKLSGLPKNRVIGSGTNLDSSRFRFLMSQRLDVAPTSCHGWIIGEHGDSSVPVWSGVNIAGVRLRELNPNIGTTEDPENWEEVHKKVVDSAYEVIKLKGYTSWAIGLSSAALASAILNNTSNIVAVSTSVQGQHGIDKDVFLSLPCVLNANGITSIVKQILTATEVEQLQKSANIMDQVQAGIKF, from the exons ATGCTGAAGATCATAAGACTGCAACGGTGCTTCTCCGTCACCACCACCTTCAGTGTGCGCGGCATTGGCACTGTGACGCTGAACGAGCAATGGCTCAAAG TTAGAATGGCTAGCGTATCGGAAAATCTCATGTCCAAAGTGGCCGAAGTTTTACCTTCCGGCGGACGTAAAGTCACCATTGTCGGCATCGGCCAAGTCGGCATGGCTTGCGCTTTCAGTATTCTCGCACAAAATGTGTCCAACGAAATTTGCCTTGTCGATGTCTGCAAGGATAAGTTGCAAGGTGAAATGATGGATTTGCAACATGGCTCGAATTTCCTTAAGAATCCCAAAATCACCGCCAGTACTGAGTACGAAGCAACTGCTGGCTCACGTCTATGCATCGTAACCGCCGGCGTACGTCAAAAGGAGGGTGAATCCCGTTTGTCGTTGGTGCAACGCAACACCGACATTCTCAAGCACATCATTCCCAAGCTGGTGCAATACTCACCCGACACCATTTTGTTGATGGTCTCCAATCCAGTTGATATTATGACTTATGTCGCTTGGAAGCTATCCGGTTTGCCAAAGAATCGTGTCATTGGCAGCGGTACCAATTTGGATTCGTCACGTTTCCGTTTCTTGATGTCACAACGTTTAGATGTGGCGCCCACCTCTTGCCACGGCTGGATCATCGGTGAGCATGGTGATAGTTCAGTGCCCGTATGGTCTGGTGTGAATATTGCCGGCGTACGCTTGCGTGAATTGAATCCCAACATTGGCACCACTGAAGATCCAGAAAACTGGGAGGAAGTACACAAGAAGGTCGTCGATTCCGCCTACGAAGTGATCAAGTTGAAGGGTTACACCTCATGGGCTATTGGCTTGAGCTCCGCTGCGCTCGCCTCGGCAATTTtgaacaacaccagcaacattGTTGCCGTCTCAACCTCTGTACAG ggACAACACGGTATTGACAAGGATGTATTTTTGTCGTTGCCATGTGTGTTGAATGCCAATGGCATCACCTCGATCGTCAAGCAGATTCTGACAGCCACCGAAGTGGAACAATTGCAGAAGTCCGCCAACATTATGGATCAAGTACAGGCTGGCATTAAGTTCTAA